The sequence GCTGCCTCTTTAGGGTGTTATCCGCCCCACGAAACGTTATAGATATTCCCCAagaagttataatattagaaCAGCGATATTAGGCAGTATATGTAGTGCGGAGAACTAGCCTATGGCCTTCCAATTCAATACATGTAGTATCTTGATATTGCGGCCATTTGTCGTCGCGATCAATCGCCATCATTTATCACAGTGAACTTTTATTCTCAAACGCATGCCAACCACCAGTATTCTATTCTTTTGCAATATTTTTGCTGCCAAATGATCGtcattatatatagcattaCTCATGAGCAGTTTCATGTTTGTttcgcttttttctttctatatcttttttatcgTTCGTTTAGTTGTCCAAGCCAGGGCAGTTCTCGGATGTGATGCTGGTCACGGAGGTGTATGGCGCAGGGGAAGTCCAGATCAGGTTGAATGAATCATCCGGGTATGTAGGAGCGTTGTCTATGCCGATTGCATCCGCGATGTTAGTAAGTTCGCTGTGCTCCCAGCTAAACATGGAGTTAGTTAAATGCATCATTAAATAGCGGGAACATTGATCATGAACACTCACCAAATGAGGATATTGCCTGAGCCGGTATAGTCATTGACAAGGTCGGCGACGCAATCAGATTTGGTCTTGCCGCAGCTTGTGTCAACAGTCAAGCCAAGGTCCTGAGCCAAAGGAGTGACCGTGGCGAGAGGACGAAGTCGGCTGTCATCTGAATTCGACTCAGTTAGCTGATGTCCTATCTAGCAAGATTCCCATGATGTTTAACGGGCTGACTCACCCTTGGGCTTCTCTGCGATGATA comes from Trichoderma asperellum chromosome 3, complete sequence and encodes:
- a CDS encoding uncharacterized protein (EggNog:ENOG41~SECRETED:SignalP(1-16)), translating into MKATFLLLAGAALASAQTVYFIRHGEKPSDDSDPNLSTQGQERAQCLRTVFGASSQYNIGYIIAEKPKDDSRLRPLATVTPLAQDLGLTVDTSCGKTKSDCVADLVNDYTGSGNILICWEHSELTNIADAIGIDNAPTYPDDSFNLIWTSPAPYTSVTSITSENCPGLDN